A genomic window from Caldicellulosiruptor kronotskyensis 2002 includes:
- a CDS encoding S-layer homology domain-containing protein: protein MKKVKKLISLFCVTSILLLIIPVLAGNFTMNISIDSNKNLVINGKTSAKANVTVKVLDPFGNIDYLDQTMTDNDGGYEFKYSLSGKAEGVYTVFIYSKDLSAPISKTITYTTSQTGSSSVNIVLPSTNTSTQQQTQQQTQQQTQQTQQGQTDQQKQPQQVQTTTIQPQVQIIGQTAISKIDEKILAQTVASTKANENGEKIVQISIASKSNVFEYEQIIPLKVINNQNVVFNISTNIGQIKVPADVVSNSLKVENLSVNIGKVANEDLNNIKQLVGKNVEMAIKVQVKVDNKVLTEENMQKPVIVKSQYTPSIGVQTKYLAVMKVTEDGKVEPVASGMYFANSKEIAFRAKDSAKYVVVENYKTFDDIKNVSWAKEQIEVLASKGIVKGIDNNNFAPQKQITRADFLLLLVRALELSAPVKDDNFSDVKKGDYYYDAVGTAKALGIVNGVGDGRFNPKGLITRQDMIVMADRALKIAGYKYSNSSKSIDAYVDASKVSNYAKESIQKFVSEGFIQGSNNSLKPTDNASRAEVAVIIYRLINSYYIQQLK from the coding sequence TTGAAAAAGGTAAAAAAACTCATATCATTGTTTTGTGTTACCTCAATATTGCTCTTGATTATTCCAGTATTAGCAGGAAATTTTACAATGAATATAAGTATAGATTCAAATAAAAATCTTGTTATTAATGGCAAAACAAGTGCAAAAGCTAATGTGACTGTAAAGGTCTTAGACCCGTTTGGGAACATAGATTATTTAGATCAAACAATGACGGATAACGATGGAGGTTATGAATTTAAGTATTCTCTTTCAGGGAAGGCAGAAGGTGTTTATACAGTTTTTATATACTCAAAAGATTTATCAGCGCCTATATCTAAAACAATAACATACACAACTTCTCAAACAGGTAGTTCAAGTGTTAATATTGTTTTACCAAGCACAAATACTTCAACTCAGCAGCAAACTCAACAGCAAACTCAGCAACAGACACAACAAACACAGCAAGGTCAAACAGATCAACAGAAACAGCCTCAACAAGTTCAAACAACAACTATTCAACCTCAGGTTCAAATAATTGGACAAACAGCTATTTCAAAGATTGATGAAAAAATATTGGCTCAAACAGTGGCAAGCACTAAGGCAAACGAAAATGGTGAAAAAATAGTCCAGATTTCAATTGCTTCAAAGAGTAATGTTTTTGAGTATGAACAAATAATTCCATTAAAAGTAATAAATAATCAAAATGTAGTTTTCAATATTTCAACAAACATAGGACAAATAAAAGTTCCAGCAGATGTAGTTTCAAATTCGTTAAAGGTGGAAAACTTGAGTGTTAATATAGGCAAAGTAGCAAATGAAGATTTAAACAATATCAAACAATTGGTAGGAAAAAACGTAGAGATGGCTATTAAAGTTCAAGTCAAAGTTGATAATAAAGTATTAACAGAAGAAAACATGCAAAAACCTGTTATTGTAAAGAGTCAATATACTCCTTCAATTGGAGTTCAAACTAAGTATTTAGCGGTGATGAAAGTAACTGAAGATGGTAAAGTTGAACCGGTTGCAAGCGGAATGTATTTTGCAAACAGTAAGGAAATTGCATTTAGAGCAAAGGATTCGGCAAAGTATGTTGTGGTTGAAAACTATAAAACTTTTGATGACATTAAAAATGTTAGCTGGGCAAAAGAACAAATAGAGGTATTGGCATCAAAGGGCATAGTAAAGGGAATTGACAATAACAATTTTGCACCGCAAAAGCAGATAACAAGAGCAGACTTTTTGCTGCTTCTTGTGAGAGCCCTTGAACTCAGCGCACCTGTTAAGGACGATAATTTCAGCGATGTCAAGAAAGGCGATTATTACTATGATGCAGTGGGCACAGCAAAAGCTTTAGGAATAGTAAATGGAGTTGGAGATGGAAGGTTCAACCCTAAAGGACTTATTACAAGGCAGGATATGATTGTTATGGCTGACAGGGCGTTGAAAATTGCAGGTTATAAATACAGTAATAGCAGTAAAAGTATAGATGCTTATGTTGATGCATCAAAGGTTTCGAACTATGCAAAAGAAAGTATACAGAAATTTGTATCAGAAGGATTCATCCAAGGTAGCAATAACAGTTTAAAACCTACCGATAATGCATCAAGAGCCGAGGTTGCTGTTATCATATATAGATTAATAAATAGCTATTATATACAGCAACTGAAATAA
- a CDS encoding extracellular solute-binding protein: MKKWKSITALMFASIFLLALFGVYSFNIPKVEASNKITLTYWVPMGAEQALHYKSYNELPAYQILQKKTGIKIVFKHPPLSSSAANDQFNLMIASRQMTDIIEWGWNGYPGGPQKALIDKVIIPLNDYIPKYAPNLNNLLKKNPDISKMIRTVNGDYYCFPSLKELPIDAYYGPQVRKDWLEKLKINPPETVDDWYKMLKAFKTKDPNGNGQADERPFSILRGASNPRAAFDYCSFLVGAWGIKTDFFQINGKVRFGPLEPQFRSFMNTLAKWWKEGLIDPDILTMDRKVIEANVLQDKIGSYLGLIGGQMGTYLTVKKGTSFDLIGVQYPSLKKGEKVKIGQNEYPFTGRGAAISTNCKNIQAACKVLDWAFSKEGYEVMNFGVKGKSYIVKDGRPVYTDEILNNPKLGPKEALGKYVPILGAYVQSREYSLQISFMLPQQKEASKNWSKVTNEIALPPLSLFFTPEEASKLANIMNAVNTFYDEMFLKMMTGKYSNYDAFVKTLKRMKIDEAIKIYQNAYDRYMKR; encoded by the coding sequence ATGAAAAAATGGAAAAGTATAACTGCTTTAATGTTTGCCTCTATATTTTTGTTGGCTTTATTTGGAGTGTACTCATTTAACATTCCTAAGGTAGAAGCTTCAAACAAAATTACATTAACCTACTGGGTACCTATGGGAGCAGAACAGGCTTTGCATTATAAAAGTTACAATGAGCTGCCAGCATATCAAATACTACAGAAGAAAACAGGTATCAAGATTGTATTTAAACATCCACCTCTTAGCAGTTCAGCAGCAAATGACCAGTTCAATCTTATGATAGCTTCAAGACAGATGACAGATATAATAGAATGGGGTTGGAACGGTTATCCAGGCGGGCCACAAAAAGCATTGATAGATAAAGTAATCATCCCTCTTAACGATTATATTCCCAAGTATGCTCCGAATCTCAATAATCTATTGAAAAAGAATCCTGATATTAGTAAAATGATACGAACAGTTAATGGGGATTATTACTGTTTTCCATCTTTGAAAGAATTGCCAATTGATGCTTACTATGGTCCTCAGGTTAGAAAAGATTGGCTTGAAAAGTTAAAAATAAATCCTCCAGAGACAGTAGATGACTGGTACAAGATGTTAAAGGCATTTAAAACAAAAGATCCAAACGGAAATGGGCAGGCTGATGAAAGACCATTTTCTATTTTAAGGGGTGCTTCAAATCCGAGAGCTGCATTTGATTATTGCAGTTTCTTAGTAGGAGCATGGGGAATTAAAACAGACTTTTTCCAAATAAATGGTAAGGTCAGGTTTGGTCCATTAGAACCTCAATTTAGAAGTTTTATGAATACACTCGCAAAGTGGTGGAAAGAAGGGTTGATTGACCCTGATATTTTGACAATGGATAGAAAAGTAATTGAGGCTAACGTATTACAAGATAAGATTGGTTCTTACCTCGGACTTATAGGTGGTCAAATGGGAACCTATTTAACTGTAAAGAAAGGTACATCTTTTGACTTAATAGGTGTTCAATATCCATCTCTTAAAAAAGGCGAAAAAGTAAAAATCGGACAAAATGAATATCCATTTACAGGTAGAGGTGCTGCAATATCAACAAATTGCAAAAATATACAAGCTGCTTGCAAAGTTTTGGACTGGGCATTTAGCAAAGAAGGATATGAGGTGATGAATTTTGGAGTAAAAGGAAAATCTTATATTGTAAAAGATGGAAGACCTGTGTATACTGACGAAATTTTAAATAATCCTAAGTTAGGACCAAAAGAAGCATTAGGTAAATATGTACCAATATTAGGTGCTTATGTTCAGTCAAGAGAATATAGTTTGCAAATTTCATTTATGCTACCACAGCAAAAAGAAGCATCCAAAAATTGGTCGAAGGTCACAAATGAAATTGCATTGCCACCGCTATCTCTGTTCTTTACACCTGAGGAAGCAAGCAAATTAGCAAATATTATGAACGCAGTCAATACATTCTACGATGAAATGTTCCTAAAAATGATGACAGGTAAATATTCAAATTATGATGCATTTGTTAAGACATTGAAAAGAATGAAGATAGATGAAGCAATAAAAATATACCAAAATGCATATGACAGGTATATGAAACGATAA
- a CDS encoding glycoside hydrolase family 43 protein, which produces MKEENYKNPIIHADYSDPDVIRVGNDYFLVASSFNCVPGLPILHSKDLIHWRIINYAVKKLPSPEYDTPQIGKGIWAPAIRYHNGKFYIYFSIPDDGIFCCYTDDPFGKWSDIVLVKKAKGWIDPCPFWDDDGKAYLINAFAKSRIGFNSKLCISKLSEDGLSVLDEGKIVFDGTNTQPTIEGPKLYKRNGYYYIFAPAGGVKYGWQTILRSKNVYGPYEERIVLHQGNTLINGPHQGAWIETEKGEHWFVHFQDKGPYGRIVHLQPMTWFEDDWCIIGVDQNQDGIGEPVLEYRKPETEEESSHFYIECSDHFDSEKLSFAWQWHANPRDEWYSIDIQRSVLKLFAVCAKDSQQKRSMFYMPNLLLQKIPAEEFEVVTKMKANFNTKGSSSGLIVSGYKYSAIGLERREDGNYLIQILGEIVGANANEKIVESKKIDGNEIYLKLKMGKGANSEFLYSVNGKEFFKFGLEFIPKEDVWTGSKVGLFCVNRYAEGNVLEEDFAEFDYFIFNFWEVC; this is translated from the coding sequence ATGAAAGAAGAAAATTACAAGAATCCTATAATTCATGCAGACTATTCAGACCCCGATGTAATAAGAGTAGGTAATGACTATTTTTTAGTTGCGTCAAGTTTTAACTGTGTACCAGGTCTTCCCATTTTACATTCAAAAGACCTTATCCATTGGAGGATTATAAACTATGCGGTAAAAAAACTTCCTTCACCTGAGTATGATACACCCCAGATTGGCAAAGGCATTTGGGCACCTGCAATAAGATATCACAATGGCAAGTTTTACATATATTTTAGCATACCAGATGACGGGATATTTTGTTGTTATACAGATGACCCTTTTGGAAAATGGTCAGACATAGTATTAGTAAAAAAAGCAAAAGGTTGGATAGACCCATGCCCGTTTTGGGATGATGATGGTAAAGCATATCTTATTAATGCATTTGCAAAAAGCAGAATTGGATTTAACAGTAAACTCTGCATCTCCAAGCTTTCAGAAGATGGACTTAGTGTTTTAGACGAAGGGAAAATTGTTTTTGATGGAACAAATACACAGCCGACAATTGAAGGTCCTAAGTTATACAAAAGAAATGGATATTATTATATATTTGCGCCAGCAGGCGGAGTAAAATATGGCTGGCAGACCATTTTAAGGTCCAAAAATGTTTATGGTCCATATGAAGAGAGAATAGTTTTGCATCAGGGGAATACGTTGATAAATGGACCACATCAAGGAGCATGGATTGAAACAGAAAAAGGAGAGCACTGGTTTGTACATTTTCAGGACAAAGGACCATATGGTAGGATTGTTCACCTTCAACCTATGACATGGTTCGAAGATGACTGGTGCATAATAGGGGTTGACCAGAATCAGGATGGAATAGGTGAGCCTGTTTTAGAGTACAGAAAACCTGAGACTGAAGAGGAAAGTAGCCATTTTTATATTGAATGTTCGGATCATTTTGATAGCGAGAAACTATCTTTTGCATGGCAGTGGCATGCAAACCCGAGAGATGAATGGTATAGCATTGATATCCAAAGGAGCGTCTTAAAACTTTTTGCTGTTTGTGCAAAGGATTCACAGCAAAAAAGAAGCATGTTTTATATGCCAAATTTACTACTTCAAAAGATACCGGCAGAAGAGTTCGAAGTTGTAACAAAAATGAAAGCAAATTTTAACACGAAAGGAAGTTCATCAGGACTTATCGTAAGTGGCTATAAATATTCGGCGATAGGACTTGAAAGGAGAGAGGATGGTAATTATCTTATACAAATATTAGGTGAAATTGTGGGTGCTAATGCTAATGAAAAGATTGTTGAGAGTAAAAAAATAGATGGCAATGAGATATATTTAAAGCTTAAGATGGGAAAGGGAGCAAATAGTGAGTTTTTATATAGTGTTAATGGCAAAGAATTTTTTAAATTTGGGCTTGAATTTATTCCCAAAGAGGATGTGTGGACAGGTTCAAAGGTTGGTCTGTTTTGTGTAAACAGATATGCTGAAGGAAATGTTTTAGAAGAAGATTTTGCTGAATTTGATTATTTCATATTTAATTTTTGGGAAGTGTGTTAA
- a CDS encoding ABC transporter substrate-binding protein, which yields MVKNKRLIALLVLVVFTFSLFFTFSTVNCEKVKAASNKVTLRFMWWGGEARHKATLAAIQAYMKKYPNVRINAEYGGIEGYMQKLITQLVGRTAPDIIQIDVTWIGELSAQGDFFADLKTFKEVNLKPFEEKFLKDWCYSNGKLIGLPTGVNASAIHYNKDFFKKFGIPENKTWTWEDILTTAEMVHKKDKNYYLLNFDATVCYYLLKTYVLQKKGGKWINDDYTMGFDRKTLIEAFTYIDKLFKVGAIQPFSESAPFQGKPEQNPKWLKGELGMLWNWTSTFAANKANIPSLSMTMIPIMKNAKSTAVTVRPSQLLAVNKLSKNPKEAAKFINWFLNDKQAALILKDVRGVPASSTAREALEKEKALDPVITQITSEALKRAAPPENALSQNQELEKIATDVIQQLAYKQLTPTQAADKLMALYKQKLAEIKRLQSR from the coding sequence TTGGTAAAAAATAAAAGGTTAATTGCACTTCTTGTATTAGTAGTTTTTACTTTTTCACTCTTTTTTACCTTCTCAACAGTTAATTGTGAAAAAGTCAAAGCTGCCTCAAACAAAGTAACACTTCGATTTATGTGGTGGGGAGGTGAAGCACGCCACAAGGCAACATTAGCTGCAATTCAGGCGTATATGAAGAAATACCCTAATGTAAGAATTAATGCAGAGTATGGTGGTATTGAAGGGTACATGCAAAAGCTTATCACCCAGCTTGTGGGAAGAACCGCTCCTGATATTATCCAGATTGACGTTACATGGATAGGAGAACTTTCTGCACAGGGAGATTTCTTTGCAGACCTTAAAACTTTTAAAGAAGTCAACTTAAAGCCATTTGAAGAGAAGTTTTTAAAAGACTGGTGCTATTCAAATGGGAAACTCATAGGACTTCCAACAGGTGTAAATGCTTCGGCTATTCACTATAACAAGGACTTTTTTAAGAAATTTGGCATTCCAGAAAACAAGACATGGACATGGGAGGACATATTAACAACAGCTGAGATGGTTCATAAAAAAGATAAGAACTACTATCTTTTGAATTTTGATGCAACAGTTTGCTATTATCTTTTAAAGACATATGTGCTTCAGAAAAAAGGTGGAAAATGGATAAATGATGATTACACAATGGGATTTGATAGAAAGACACTAATTGAGGCGTTCACCTATATTGATAAACTGTTTAAAGTAGGTGCTATTCAACCATTTTCTGAGAGTGCACCATTCCAAGGAAAACCTGAGCAAAATCCAAAATGGCTCAAAGGCGAGCTTGGGATGCTTTGGAATTGGACTTCAACCTTTGCAGCCAACAAAGCAAATATACCAAGCCTGTCTATGACAATGATACCTATAATGAAAAATGCAAAGAGCACAGCTGTAACTGTAAGACCGTCCCAGCTTTTAGCGGTGAATAAATTGTCCAAGAATCCAAAGGAAGCAGCAAAGTTTATCAACTGGTTTTTAAATGATAAACAGGCTGCACTAATATTGAAAGATGTCAGAGGTGTTCCAGCAAGCTCAACAGCCAGAGAGGCACTTGAAAAAGAAAAGGCATTAGATCCAGTCATAACACAAATAACATCGGAGGCTCTGAAAAGAGCTGCACCACCTGAAAATGCACTTTCACAAAATCAAGAGCTTGAGAAAATAGCAACAGATGTTATTCAGCAGCTTGCTTACAAGCAGCTGACACCAACTCAAGCAGCTGACAAGCTCATGGCACTTTATAAACAAAAATTAGCTGAGATAAAGAGATTGCAATCCCGATAA
- a CDS encoding carbohydrate ABC transporter permease: MTANLKRKDLVGLLYVLPWLVGFLVFKLYPFIMSFVYSFCDYSMLKPPKFVGLYNFIYMFTKDELFPKALLNTLKYVIITVPLKISFALFVAIILNMKLKGINLFRTVYYLPSIFGGSVAISILWRFLFMKEGIVNKFLGLFGIEGINWLGDPRIAMFSVSLLAVWQFGSSMVLFLARLKEIPSELYEAALVDGASRLKMFTKITLPMISPIMFFNLVMQTINAFQEFTGPYIITGGGPVNSTYLLSMLIYDNAFKYFRMGYAAALSWVQFVIILIFTAFIFRSSTYWTYYEYDEGRF; encoded by the coding sequence ATGACAGCAAACTTGAAAAGAAAAGATTTGGTTGGCCTTTTATATGTTTTGCCATGGCTTGTGGGATTTCTTGTTTTCAAATTGTATCCTTTTATAATGTCATTTGTGTATTCGTTTTGTGACTATAGTATGCTAAAACCACCCAAGTTTGTAGGACTTTATAACTTCATTTATATGTTCACAAAGGATGAGTTATTTCCAAAGGCACTTTTAAACACCTTAAAGTATGTTATAATAACCGTTCCCCTCAAGATTTCGTTTGCTCTTTTTGTAGCAATAATATTAAACATGAAACTGAAAGGAATAAATCTTTTCAGAACAGTATATTATCTTCCTTCTATCTTTGGTGGGTCTGTTGCGATTTCAATCTTATGGAGATTTTTGTTTATGAAAGAAGGTATAGTAAACAAATTTTTAGGATTATTTGGGATAGAAGGTATAAACTGGCTTGGAGATCCCAGAATAGCAATGTTTTCAGTGAGCCTTCTTGCGGTGTGGCAGTTTGGCTCATCTATGGTACTATTTTTAGCAAGACTTAAAGAGATACCATCAGAACTTTACGAAGCAGCACTGGTTGATGGAGCATCAAGACTAAAAATGTTTACAAAGATAACTCTTCCTATGATTTCACCTATAATGTTTTTCAACCTTGTGATGCAGACAATAAATGCATTCCAAGAATTTACTGGACCGTACATCATCACAGGCGGTGGACCTGTCAATTCCACCTATCTTTTGAGTATGCTCATATATGACAATGCATTTAAGTATTTTAGAATGGGTTATGCGGCAGCACTTTCCTGGGTTCAGTTTGTGATAATATTAATCTTTACTGCATTTATATTTAGGTCTTCTACCTATTGGACATATTACGAGTATGATGAAGGGAGGTTCTAA
- a CDS encoding carbohydrate ABC transporter permease — protein sequence MYSQNKIVKNTISLFITYAFLILFGLFMIYPLLWVVSAAFKSNDEIFKSLSLFPQKIVTDSFIKGWQGTGQYTFGRFFANNFILVIPVVFFTIISSTLVAYGFARFNFPLKRLFFVILISTLMLPDSVNLIPRYILFNAFGWVDSYKPFIIPSMFASTPFFVFMMIQFMRGLPREIEEAAIIDGCNSFQILLRITGPLCKTAMISMGIFQFIWTWNDFLGPLIYINSVEKYTIALGLRMCVDSAAAIAWNQIMAMTVIAMLPCIIIFFAAQKYFVEGIATSGIKG from the coding sequence ATGTACTCCCAGAACAAAATAGTAAAAAATACTATTTCTCTTTTTATAACTTATGCTTTTTTGATTCTATTTGGACTGTTTATGATTTATCCACTTTTGTGGGTTGTATCTGCGGCATTTAAATCAAATGATGAGATATTCAAATCGCTGTCTTTATTTCCCCAAAAAATAGTTACAGACTCATTTATAAAAGGATGGCAGGGGACAGGGCAATATACATTTGGTAGATTTTTCGCAAATAACTTTATACTTGTTATCCCAGTTGTATTTTTTACAATAATATCCTCTACACTTGTGGCATATGGGTTTGCAAGGTTTAATTTTCCACTGAAAAGATTATTTTTTGTGATACTAATTTCAACATTAATGCTGCCAGACTCTGTAAACCTTATTCCAAGATATATTCTTTTCAATGCATTTGGATGGGTAGATAGTTACAAACCCTTTATAATTCCATCAATGTTTGCATCAACTCCATTTTTTGTGTTTATGATGATACAGTTTATGAGAGGGCTTCCAAGAGAAATAGAAGAAGCTGCTATAATTGATGGCTGCAACTCTTTCCAGATACTTTTGCGTATAACTGGTCCTCTTTGTAAAACAGCAATGATTTCAATGGGAATTTTCCAGTTTATCTGGACTTGGAATGACTTTTTAGGACCCCTTATATATATCAACAGCGTTGAAAAATACACAATTGCCCTTGGACTTAGAATGTGTGTTGACAGTGCAGCTGCAATTGCTTGGAACCAAATCATGGCTATGACTGTTATAGCAATGCTACCGTGTATTATCATCTTCTTTGCTGCTCAAAAATACTTCGTTGAAGGAATTGCAACAAGCGGAATAAAAGGTTAA
- a CDS encoding response regulator transcription factor, producing MYYKMIIVEDESEIRQGLFTCFPWDKLGFEVVGLFENGKQALDYILQNKVDVVFCDIKMSVMNGIDFARVLFLNNIPVKVVFISGYQDFEFAQKAMKYGVRYYITKPATYDEVIEIFGLIKKELDLQSKNPQTHSEEEKKHDLISIDNPENVIETVKEYINKNYKEATLEDAAKLVYMNPYYLSRLFKCKTGKNFSDYLMEVRMKKALLLMKIPIYKLHEISEMVGYKNPKNFTRAFKKYFGKSPSEFVQER from the coding sequence ATGTATTACAAGATGATTATTGTTGAAGATGAAAGTGAGATAAGACAGGGGCTTTTTACCTGCTTTCCATGGGATAAACTTGGCTTTGAGGTTGTTGGCCTGTTTGAAAATGGAAAGCAGGCTTTAGATTATATTTTGCAAAATAAGGTTGATGTTGTTTTTTGTGATATTAAAATGTCTGTGATGAATGGAATTGACTTTGCAAGGGTTTTGTTTTTAAATAACATCCCTGTAAAAGTTGTTTTTATAAGTGGTTATCAGGACTTTGAATTTGCTCAAAAAGCAATGAAATATGGGGTAAGGTACTACATAACAAAACCAGCAACGTATGATGAGGTAATAGAGATATTTGGGCTAATAAAAAAAGAACTTGACCTACAGTCAAAAAATCCGCAAACTCACAGTGAAGAAGAAAAAAAACATGATTTAATTTCTATTGACAATCCTGAAAATGTGATTGAAACTGTAAAAGAATATATAAATAAAAACTACAAAGAAGCAACCTTAGAGGATGCAGCAAAACTTGTCTATATGAATCCTTATTATCTCAGTCGTCTTTTTAAGTGCAAAACAGGGAAAAACTTTTCTGACTATTTAATGGAAGTCAGGATGAAGAAGGCTCTTTTGCTCATGAAAATTCCAATATATAAACTCCATGAAATAAGTGAAATGGTTGGGTATAAAAATCCCAAAAACTTTACACGGGCTTTCAAAAAATATTTTGGCAAATCCCCATCTGAGTTTGTCCAGGAGAGATAA
- a CDS encoding sensor histidine kinase codes for MKGKDGLYKSRLFKRNFFQIVIVPIIIILIFGFFSCLIIEQYVKNEINKNLETMLIQSENNIELMLGEIDYLFMVFGINKDVTLQIKRILNSTYFSLEDIWQLNMFKNVLNSISYSKPFIHSIYVYFKNPEGNFIVTPDGITNFQYFYDNKWFEQYKKHSELMWIERRKIQPYNFAEESVDVLTIYKKIISGYSDLDEGVIVLNLYYDQVKKLLNLPSSIPDHAMYILDQKGNILVSNQSDDSNILITISKKPVKSFLTKKIASKKYNLTFVSVIPKDYLYSIPIKLFKIAIVMLLIFIIIAFSASYYIAKMNYRNIKKIIDTINSATEGRPLKEANITSNDEYGYIMYNVIKNFIEKHYLTTRLQALELLALQSQINPHFLFNTLEHIYLKTLALTRYPNEVTKMIENLSSILKYSLSNPRSTIFLKDEIKATKAYIDLVKARYKEKFDVIWDYTEDVLDVKVMKLLFQPLIENSIYHGIKPCEKRCGIKIRIRKLKDTSDWLCIWVIDNGIGMSKEKLEEVQGRLSQDFDFSDHIGLLNTNERLKLIYGGNFKLKVWSKLGLGTIVKIILPVNFEDRKENEIDAKKTGYLYP; via the coding sequence ATGAAAGGAAAAGATGGCCTCTATAAAAGCAGGTTATTCAAAAGGAATTTTTTCCAAATAGTAATTGTGCCAATTATTATAATACTAATTTTCGGATTTTTTTCATGCTTAATAATAGAACAGTATGTAAAAAATGAAATAAACAAAAATTTAGAGACAATGCTAATTCAAAGTGAGAATAATATTGAGCTTATGCTTGGAGAGATTGATTATCTTTTTATGGTGTTTGGAATAAACAAGGATGTGACTCTTCAAATAAAAAGAATTTTAAATTCTACATACTTTTCCTTAGAGGATATTTGGCAACTCAATATGTTTAAAAATGTTTTAAATTCAATCTCGTATTCAAAACCTTTTATACATTCAATTTATGTATATTTCAAAAATCCTGAAGGTAACTTTATTGTTACTCCAGATGGTATAACAAATTTTCAATATTTTTATGATAATAAATGGTTTGAACAATATAAAAAGCACAGTGAACTTATGTGGATAGAAAGAAGAAAAATTCAGCCTTACAACTTTGCTGAAGAATCAGTTGATGTTCTGACAATCTACAAAAAGATAATTTCAGGATACTCAGATTTAGATGAAGGTGTTATTGTCCTCAATCTTTACTATGACCAAGTAAAAAAGCTTTTGAACCTTCCAAGTTCGATACCTGATCATGCAATGTATATATTAGACCAAAAAGGGAATATATTAGTATCTAACCAGTCAGATGATTCAAATATTTTGATCACAATTTCTAAGAAACCGGTTAAAAGCTTTTTGACAAAGAAGATAGCTTCAAAAAAATACAACTTGACATTTGTATCAGTAATTCCAAAAGACTACCTTTATAGTATACCAATAAAACTTTTTAAAATTGCCATTGTAATGCTATTAATTTTTATAATTATTGCCTTTAGCGCATCTTATTACATAGCTAAAATGAATTACAGGAACATAAAAAAGATTATAGATACCATAAATTCAGCAACAGAAGGCAGACCTCTAAAAGAAGCAAATATTACATCTAATGATGAATATGGATATATTATGTATAACGTAATAAAGAACTTCATAGAAAAACACTACTTGACAACACGACTTCAAGCTTTAGAGCTTTTAGCTTTGCAATCTCAAATAAATCCTCATTTTTTGTTCAACACTTTAGAACACATATATCTAAAAACATTAGCTTTAACAAGATATCCTAATGAGGTCACAAAGATGATAGAAAATCTATCATCAATTCTCAAATATTCTCTTAGCAATCCACGGAGCACCATATTTTTGAAAGATGAAATCAAAGCAACCAAAGCATACATAGATCTTGTCAAGGCAAGATATAAAGAAAAATTTGATGTAATCTGGGACTATACTGAGGACGTGCTTGATGTAAAAGTAATGAAACTTCTTTTTCAGCCTCTGATTGAAAATTCAATCTATCACGGGATAAAACCTTGCGAAAAGAGATGTGGAATAAAAATCAGGATAAGAAAATTAAAAGATACCAGTGATTGGCTTTGTATATGGGTAATTGACAATGGAATTGGGATGAGCAAAGAAAAGTTAGAGGAGGTACAAGGCAGGCTTTCACAGGATTTTGACTTTTCAGATCATATTGGGCTTTTAAACACCAATGAAAGGTTAAAGCTCATCTATGGGGGTAACTTTAAACTCAAGGTTTGGAGCAAGCTGGGTTTGGGGACAATTGTAAAAATAATTCTTCCTGTTAATTTTGAGGACCGAAAGGAGAATGAAATAGATGCTAAGAAGACAGGATATTTATATCCGTGA